A region of Anolis carolinensis isolate JA03-04 unplaced genomic scaffold, rAnoCar3.1.pri scaffold_7, whole genome shotgun sequence DNA encodes the following proteins:
- the rpl7a gene encoding large ribosomal subunit protein eL8, whose translation MRGLPLDLNLARSVSLSLLGSLYTLLARSASLWRDIFPGVPRSLLFSSAPPDKMPKGKKAKGKKVAPAPAVVKKQEAKKVVNPLFEKRPKNFGIGQDIQPKRDLTRFVKWPRYIRLQRQRAILYKRLKVPPAINQFTQALDRQTAVQLLKLAHKYRPETKQEKKQRLVARAEQKAAGKGDVPTKRPPVLRAGVNTVTTLVENKKAQLVVIAHDVDPVELVVFLPALCRKMGVPYCIIKGKARLGRLVHRKTCTCLAFTQVNPEDKGALAKLVEAVKTNYNERYDEIRRHWGGNVLGPKSVARIAKLEKAKAKELATKLG comes from the exons ATGCGCGGGCTCCCTTTGGACTTAAACCTCGCGAGATCTGTGTCCTTGTCGCTCTTGGGCAGCCTTTACACACTTCTCGCGAGATCTGCTTCGCTGTGGAGAGATATATTTCCCGGCGTGCCCCgctccctccttttctcctcaGCGCCGCCGGACAAGATG CCGAAGGGGAAGAAGGCCAAGGGGAAGAAGGTGGCGCCGGCGCCCGCCGTGGTCAAGAAGCAGGAGGCCAAGAAGGTCGTCAACCCGCTCTTCGAGAAGCGGCCCAAGAACTTCGGCATCG ggcagGACATCCAGCCCAAGCGGGACTTGACGCGCTTTGTGAAGTGGCCGCGCTACATCCGGCTCCAGCGCCAGAGGGCCATCCTCTACAAGCGGCTCAAGGTGCCCCCCGCCATCAACCAGTTCACCCAGGCCCTGGACCGACAGACAG CTGTCCAGCTCCTGAAGCTGGCCCACAAGTACCGGCCGGAGACCAAGCAGGAGAAGAAGCAGCGGCTGGTGGCCCGGGCCGAGCAGAAGGCGGCCGGGAAGGGGGATGTCCCCACCAAAAGGCCACCCGTCCTCAGGGCAG GGGTCAACACTGTGACCACGCTGGTGGAGAACAAGAAAGCCCAGCTGGTGGTCATCGCCCACGATGTGGACCCCGTTGAG CTGGTGGTCTTCCTGCCGGCCCTGTGCCGGAAGATGGGCGTCCCGTACTGCATCATCAAGGGCAAGGCCCGCCTGGGCCGCCTCGTCCACCGCAAGACCTGCACCTGCCTGGCCTTCACCCAAGTGAACCC GGAGGACAAGGGAGCCTTGGCCAAACTGGTGGAAGCCGTCAAGACCAATTACAACGAGAGATACGACGAG ATCCGCCGCCACTGGGGCGGGAACGTCTTGGGGCCGAAGTCGGTGGCCCGTATCGCGAAATTGGAGAAGGCAAAAGCCAAGGAATTGGCCACGAAACTCGGGTAG
- the med22 gene encoding mediator of RNA polymerase II transcription subunit 22 — protein MSSLPGAGPGSRALPQSKEALLQSYNKRLRDDARSLADNFAEIVKTAKIEEETQVSRATQGEQDNYEMHVRAANIVRAGESLMKLVSDLKQFLILNDFPSVNEAINQRNQQLRALQEECDRKLIALRDEMSVDLYELEEEYYSSSCSLSDATDLPLCEAFWREETAASSPESLSLPLPTANANANALEPSFPVPPGSTPSHTHVNGHGVGPADQA, from the exons ATGTCGTCGTTGCCGGGCGCGGGGCCTGGGTCGCGGGCGCTGCCGCAGAGCAAGGAGGCGCTGCTCCAGTCCTACAACAAGCGCCTCCGCGACGACGCCCGCTCCCTCGCCGACAACTTCGCCGAGATCGTCAAGACCGCCAAg ATCGAGGAAGAGACCCAGGTCTCCCGGGCGACGCAAGGTGAGCAGGACAACTACGAGATGCACGTTCGGGCAGCAAACATT GTCCGGGCGGGAGAGTCCCTCATGAAGCTGGTCTCGGACCTGAAGCAGTTCCTGATCCTGAACGACTTCCCGTCGGTCAACGAGGCCATCAACCAGCGCAACCAGCAGCTGCGCGCCCTGCAGGAGGAGTGCGACCGCAAGCTCATTGCGCTGCGCGACGAGATGTCCGTCGACCTCTACGAGCTGGAAGAAGAGTATTACTCCTCCAG CTGCAGCCTCTCTGACGCCACTGACCTCCCGCTCTGCGAAGCCTTCTGGAGAGAGGAAACGGCCGCCTCCTCCCCGGAGAGCCTCTCCCTGCCTCTGCCCACAGCCAACGCCAATGCCAACGCCTTGGAGCCGTCCTTCCCGGTCCCACCGGGCTCCACGCCCTCCCACACGCATGTGAACGGCCACGGAGTGGGTCCCGCCGACCAGGCCTGA
- the surf6 gene encoding surfeit locus protein 6, translating into MSGVVRQDCYLQGLARKICARDTTAGGRRGGAGPPAKKRRKKRRAEKAEGKRVSPSAGKGASAGKRQPAVKKDRAAPMEGKENGLPGPQEAPGSFSAMGLLRQRLRDKIQEASGQGGSTELSPAVLEKRQRRKYERERKKRRRKELRAKAKAAEGAAEKEAEATEGALGQDGERAAAATTAAATTAGPIVFNKVTVCEEGERRERRKAGKGGLTPLTGKNYRQLLQRLEARQSRVEALKEAGDGKAQALEARMRWSSALHRAQGMHVRDDAERLQAALKAKRKREAQRQRKWGRRTEQVAQRMQQRQDKRRRNLQRRKQGKAEQRKARARKKGRVLPGDLEKAAGARGLG; encoded by the exons ATGTCCGGCGTGGTCCGGCAAGACTGCTACTTGCAGGGCCTGGCCAGGAAGATCTGCGCCCGGGACACCACGGCCG GAGGCAGGAGGGGAGGGGCCGGCCCCCCtgcgaagaagaggaggaagaagaggagggccGAGAAGGCGGAAGGAAAGAGAGTCTCCCCTTCGGCCGGGAAAGGGGCTTCTGCTGGGAAAAGGCAGCCAGCCGTGAAGAAGGACAGAGCGGCTCCCATGGAGGGGAAGGAGAACGGCCTGCCGG GGCCCCAGGAAGCACCCGGCTCCTTTTCCGCGATGGGGCTCTTGCGGCAGCGGCTGCGAGACAAGATCCAAGAGGCTTCCGGACAG GGCGGCTCCACCGAACTGTCGCCGGCCGTGCTGGAGAAGAGGCAGCGCAGGAAGTACGAGCGGGAGCGGAAGAAGCGCCGGAGGAAGGAGCTGAGGGCGAAGGCCAAAGCGGCGGAGGGAGCGGCAGAGAAGGAAGCAGAGGCCACGGAGGGCGCTTTGGGCCAGGACGGGGAGCGCgctgcagcagcaacaacagcagcggCAACCACCGCAGGGCCCATCGTCTTCAACAAGGTGACGGTGTGCGAGGAGGGGGAGCGGCGGGAGAGGCGCAAGGCAGGGAAGGGCGGCCTGACGCCTCTGACCGGGAAGAACTACCGGCAGCTGCTGCAGCGCCTGGAAGCGCGCCAGAGCCGGGTGGAGGCGCTGAAGGAGGCGGGCGACGGGAAGGCCCAGGCGCTGGAGGCCCGCATGCGCTGGAGCAGCGCCCTCCACCGGGCGCAGGGGATGCACGTCCGGGACGACGCGGAGCGGCTGCAGGCGGCGCTGAAGGCCAAGCGCAAGCGGGAGGCGCAGCGGCAGCGCAAGTGGGGCCGGCGCACCGAGCAGGTGGCCCAGCGCATGCAGCAGCGGCAGGACAAGCGGCGCAGGAACCTCCAGCGCAGGAAGCAGGGCAAGGCCGAGCAGAGGAAGGCCAGGGCGCGCAAGAAGGGCCGGGTCCTGCCGGGGGACCTGGAGAAGGCAGCGGGGGCAAGGGGGCTCGGGTGA